The window atgcaatcacgtgtcccctctgcatcaacacaacACACATCccagatatagatgcatcactgTAAACTACGAactcctccactccctcgggaagGGCCAATActagagcttcgcacaatctctggcaaaGAGTCTAGAACGAGGCCTACTGCTCGGGCCCCCAagcaaaagtaacacccttcatGGTCAATCTAgtaagaggaacaacaatcttggagaaatctctgataaatctatGGTAGTAGCCTGCCAGGccaagaaaactcctgatcttagATGGGGACCTTGacacctcccatcgcataactgtctcaatcttggctgggtcgaccaaaatcccattctgattaacgaggtgccctaggaactggacctctcgtaatcagaaatcacacttggagaatttggcgtaaagcctctctgtcctcaatactccaagaatctcccgaAGATGTTCATCGTGCTACTCTCTGGACCTCAAGTAtactagaatatcgtcgatgaacacgatcaccaaccgatccaacatgggcatgcacacccggttcatgagatccatgaacgctgccagtgcgttggtgagtccgaacgacatcaccacaaactcgtagcgcccataatgagtcctaaaggtcgtcttctagatatcctccttgcaaactctcatctgatgatactcagatctcaaatcaatcttggaaaatcaagatgcCCCCTGCTGCAACTGATTGAATaagtcgtcgatcctcggtagtggatatcggttcttgattgtcagcttgttcaactcccggtaatcgatacacatccaatGTGAACcgcccttcttcttgacaaaaaggatcgacgctccaaacggtgagctactcggtctaatgaaacctttccccagcagctcctggagctgcgaggatgaCTCCTGCATCTCGAGCGACACAATGCGATAAAGTGCCTTAGCAATAGGCACCGCACCCAAAACTTAATCGATCCAGAACTCCacatgcctctcgggaggcacacccggtaactcctcggggaaaacatccgggaactcacacacAATCGAAACATTGGAGATAGAACTCGGCCTCTCAGTGCCAACTCTCGTATCAGTCACATATGCTAAATATCGCATACATCCATGctgtaaactctgcctcgccctagcagcagAACAGAAAGCTAATCCAGATCTAGTCCCCTCGCTATACACAATAAGCACTcgcccactagggtctcgtatggttaccatctgacgctcacagtcaatcatagCTCCAAACTGGCTCAACAAATCCATGCCACTATGACACAGATATCACCCATCATTATCGACACTAGATCTATCCGGacttcaacaccgaaaatctctaatacacatcccCATAATACATCACTGGCAAAAACCGCATGCTtgtcggctatagaaaccctcaatgGTTGACTCAACGCCTCGCGTCTGACACTAATGTGACGACTAAAGGATAgggacacaaaagatcgactcgcactcGAGTCAAATAGCACCAAAACAGACACAGAActtacaagaaaagtacctatacacAACACAATGTATATTGAATTGTCGTTTTTTCTAGttcttttcttaatttttttatatgttttttccttcctttttctatttgttttattttgaattgtttcttgttattgttaattttattttgaatttaAACATCATTCTTATTGATTTTTGGAATATGATGATTTTCAAATATGATAACGATGGTTGTTGTAATAACTCATGTATGATGTTAGcagatgatgattttatttagttTTGTATTCAAACAGTATCTAGTAAAAGTATCTAGTAAAAAGTACTTCCAACCATAGATTTGAGGGTTCATGTTCCGTTCGAGACAAAATAAATAGGTTAGGAATATGTATGGAGTGTGTGTTTGTTgttctaaaaatattttattttattttatttagtaATAAAATACACACTTCTATCCACATACTTTTATACAGACATGAAAAAAAGACTACAAACATTTCCCTTCTCTATAAAAACAAACACTGCCAAaatctttttaatatttttttcaagTCACAAATGGTCTATTTGTTAAAACTGTGCTTTCAATTTCCATCAAAACTTAATTCATGGTGTAAAAAGAAACCTCATCTTCAAAATTTTGACCACATGTAAACGAGAAAAACACAAAATAGTGCAAAGAGAACAACATGAAGAACATGGTTTGCTCCTGATTGAATGATACTCTTGTTTAATTTCCTCATGTTGTTCTTCACCCCTGCTTGAGCTTTTATTAATGTCATTTGCTGTAAATTAGAAtaaaaaaactatattaaaaacgTGAGTCTTTTAAAGATTGAGATTGTAAAATGTGTCATAATCATTCATTCGTTAATCAGCCACTTAATCATTAtaggaaaaaaaataataaataagaaaCTACAAGAAGGATCAGATAAATTCCATACCAGTTGATTGATAAACTCATTTTGATTTTTGGCTTCTAACTCAATCTCTGTGGCTACCTGTTAAATTATTTAAGAATAAGCCATGATTATGCAGTTTATATAATATTGTAACATAAGAACACAAGAAAactattaaaaagaaaaaaagctACTTACATTCTTTAACTGTCTAACTTGTTTGTAGAGGCCACCAATCTGATCATCCAGGTCAGCATGAACTGGATCAATGCGAAGCTGGATTTCATCAGAATTAGTAACAGGTCTAGTGCTAAGCCCTTCTCTGTCAAAAATTATGAACAAGaaatatttaaaacataataaaaaaaggataaactttaatttttttattaacttGTTGAAAAAATATAGAACTTGAGAGAATCACAATTCAGAAATACCTTGATCTATATGAACCAGCACCATAGTAATTGCTGCCTTTGTGAGAACTAGATGCCATTGAACTGAAGGAACAAAGAATCAATCGGACAAGAACAAGATAAAAGCACAAACACTATAACAAACTAATCAAAAAAAGCTCACAAACTGCAAAAGCTGTAAAAGCCAAAATTCTATCGCTGTATTTACTAATACGATCAATATACGAGGTAGCAATCATTAGTTAGAAACATAGAATACAAGTTCTACGCATCGAGGATGATAATCAAGCCATCACTTAAGAAATCCATACGAAATATTGGAGAAAATTGCATAAAAATGTTTAGGGTTTAATAAATCCGTAAAAGTGATTCGATTAAACGCTTAATTGAAGATCAAAGAGCACTTACTGGTGGAAATCGTTCAAAGCGGACTAACTGGAGCGATTGGAGAGGAAGTTAGACGAAATGCAGAAATCCGACCACCGCTTCTACATAAATGAAttgaatttaaaataaaattatttatttataagttatGACTTCGAGCCGAAGATAGTTTCTTGACAAAATTACGGCATTGGTCTCTGTCATTTTTCAAAATAGGCATTAGAAGCGTTACGTGTTCGGTATTTACGGTTTTATTTTCTTGCCCTTATCCTTtgccataaaaaaaaaaaattgtttctatcttgacaaaatttctcaaatgaTTCTATGATTAATTGAAAATTGCAATTTTGGTTCAAAAAAGTTTAAAATAGCATCATGGgtcaaaattttttattttgttgcgaATTTAATGCAGTTTTCTATAAACTTTTTTGCAATGACTATTTTGTCCTTATTTTTTTCTTgtcagttttttttattattttaatattttttttgattaaaagaaatttttcattttttattttatttttataatttctataacaatataaatatatatatatatatatatatatatatatatatatatatatatatatatatatatataatctctctctctcacacacacacactctctctctcatttCCAACACTACACACTACCCTTATACCTCCCTTCCATCCTTTTTCTGGTCCATTTTCTTCCAAGAAACACAAAGGAAAACGTGGCAGCTAGCACTCGTCACCCCACTGCCACCTTCTGCCATTGTGTACCACCACTTCACAACCCTTTATCCCTCCTTCTGGTGACACAACAGCCTCCAAGCAACCTTCCAACCTGCTGCCTTACCTCTTCCCTCTTCCCCTCCAATAACCACTGCTGACATGAGCAAAAAGGAAGCAGCCGCTAGGCTGTCGGGCAGCCTCTTTCCACTGTAGAGCTGCTCTTGGTCACCACCATAGACCACCTCTGTTATGTTGTTGATGCTACTACATAAGTCCCCATTTCCATTTTTTTATGTGAATCGCAAAGGGCCAAACCGAGGAATCAAATGACCCGTCATCTTTTTTTCTTTCATCATCTTCACCGGAGAGGTTGTTCAGTGGCGATGATAGCGAAAAAGGGCATGTTGCAGGTACGCTATCATTGTTTCTCCAATTGAGGGTTTTCGAGCCCTAATCACACCTAAATCAAAGTTTTCGGGGCAACCTTCAATATCTGGTAAAATCACACCACAAAGAGAGGGTAATTCGAACCCTAGAATGTAGAATGCTTTAATGGAGAAATATGGAGGGCACATTGCTTCTATCTGTTTGTTGAACATAGTCCTACACCCTGAAGATTCTTGTAGTAGAAATGGAATTGGAGAAAATC of the Lactuca sativa cultivar Salinas chromosome 6, Lsat_Salinas_v11, whole genome shotgun sequence genome contains:
- the LOC111908918 gene encoding bet1-like protein At4g14600 — its product is MASSSHKGSNYYGAGSYRSREGLSTRPVTNSDEIQLRIDPVHADLDDQIGGLYKQVRQLKNVATEIELEAKNQNEFINQLQMTLIKAQAGVKNNMRKLNKSIIQSGANHVLHVVLFALFCVFLVYMWSKF